In Aquiflexum balticum DSM 16537, a single genomic region encodes these proteins:
- a CDS encoding tyrosine-type recombinase/integrase has protein sequence MYEEMSYRHYSPRSIKTYLSLVSVVSAHFGKSPDLISIPELKDYLFKRISLDGLSVSSINQTISAFKILFKDVLERDWDTIRIKRPRRPKLLPVVFSKEEVSHILKSIRNRKHYCLIALTYASGLRLGEVISLKPGDIDSDRMQLKVRGGKGYKDRYTLLPHKLLVQLRDYFKSYRPVTYLFEGQVPGKPYSEKSAQSVLKKAMECAGITKHASFHTLRHSFATHLLEQGTNVRIIQELLGHRSLKTTTVYLHICNLDPALIKSPLDEL, from the coding sequence ATGTATGAGGAGATGTCCTACAGACATTATTCTCCCAGAAGCATCAAGACCTATCTTAGCCTGGTATCTGTAGTATCAGCTCATTTTGGAAAAAGTCCGGATCTGATCAGTATCCCCGAATTAAAGGACTACCTTTTTAAAAGGATCAGTTTGGACGGACTTTCGGTATCAAGCATAAACCAGACAATCAGTGCCTTTAAAATACTTTTCAAAGACGTGCTTGAAAGAGATTGGGATACTATCAGGATCAAACGGCCAAGACGTCCCAAGCTGCTTCCGGTTGTATTCTCAAAGGAAGAAGTGTCGCATATCCTTAAGAGTATCAGGAACAGAAAGCACTATTGCCTGATAGCCCTTACCTACGCCTCGGGGCTCAGGCTTGGTGAGGTGATCAGTCTCAAGCCCGGCGATATAGACAGTGACAGGATGCAGCTTAAAGTGAGGGGAGGCAAGGGATACAAGGACAGGTATACCCTTCTGCCCCATAAGTTACTGGTACAGCTTCGGGATTACTTCAAAAGCTACCGTCCGGTTACTTATCTCTTTGAAGGGCAGGTGCCGGGAAAGCCATACAGCGAAAAAAGCGCACAGTCTGTTCTGAAAAAGGCCATGGAATGTGCCGGAATAACAAAGCATGCCTCTTTCCATACCCTGCGGCATTCCTTCGCCACGCACCTGCTCGAGCAGGGGACCAATGTCAGGATAATCCAGGAACTCCTGGGACACAGATCCCTTAAGACCACTACGGTCTACCTGCATATCTGCAATCTGGATCCGGCCCTGATCAAAAGTCCCCTGGATGAGCTTTGA
- a CDS encoding IS91 family transposase, with amino-acid sequence MDAVNKRNGGAELSTVLDSQKEVFLSQKHLCPDQRKAFNDILHCRTSQMGSHSLCCDSCGRVKVCYNSCRNRHCPKCQYIKQQLWVEKLKCRLLPVRYFHAVFTVPEFLNPLFYINQRFCYNLLFECSAKAVKKTALNPAFLGVESGCLSVLHTWGQSLNYHPHIHMLVPAGGLDSDGMQWLYAGKKFFVPVKALSSVFRGLFMERLLGALEDNLLRIPEGQKELFADINSLKKESYAKMWNVYIKKTFRGAGQVVSYLGRYTHRVAISNSRILDTDGETVKFRWKDYRDNKTKTMLLACSEFVRRFMQHVLPTGFYKIRYYGILASANSNTKMNECFRLLNITREVSFYHGLSTYEVMEEIFGEEMFRCTCCKNGRMVFAPPGEKGNGP; translated from the coding sequence ATGGATGCTGTCAACAAGAGGAATGGTGGGGCCGAACTCTCAACAGTCCTGGATTCCCAAAAGGAGGTCTTCCTGTCGCAGAAGCATCTGTGCCCTGATCAGAGAAAGGCCTTTAACGACATCCTCCATTGCCGGACATCACAAATGGGCTCACACAGTCTCTGTTGTGACTCCTGCGGTAGGGTCAAAGTCTGCTATAACAGCTGCAGGAACCGCCACTGTCCGAAGTGCCAGTACATCAAGCAGCAGCTTTGGGTGGAAAAGCTAAAGTGCAGGCTTCTGCCTGTCAGGTACTTTCACGCCGTGTTTACGGTTCCTGAGTTTCTCAATCCATTGTTCTACATCAACCAGAGGTTCTGTTACAACCTGCTCTTTGAATGTTCTGCAAAAGCAGTAAAGAAGACGGCCCTGAACCCGGCATTTCTGGGAGTCGAAAGCGGCTGTCTGTCGGTACTCCACACTTGGGGCCAATCCCTGAACTACCACCCCCACATCCATATGCTGGTTCCTGCAGGAGGCCTTGACAGTGACGGGATGCAGTGGCTGTATGCCGGTAAAAAGTTCTTCGTTCCGGTAAAGGCCCTTTCGTCCGTGTTCCGGGGACTGTTCATGGAAAGGCTTTTGGGCGCACTGGAGGATAACCTTCTCAGGATACCCGAAGGTCAAAAAGAGCTGTTTGCCGATATCAATAGTCTGAAAAAGGAATCTTACGCAAAGATGTGGAATGTCTATATCAAGAAGACTTTCAGGGGGGCGGGCCAGGTGGTCAGCTACCTTGGCAGGTATACCCACAGGGTAGCGATCAGCAACAGCCGTATTCTGGATACAGATGGTGAAACCGTAAAATTCAGGTGGAAGGATTACAGGGACAACAAAACCAAAACCATGTTGCTTGCCTGTTCCGAGTTTGTCAGAAGATTTATGCAACATGTACTGCCAACAGGCTTCTACAAAATCCGCTATTACGGCATCTTGGCCTCGGCCAACAGCAACACCAAAATGAATGAATGTTTCAGGCTGTTGAACATAACAAGGGAGGTGTCATTTTACCATGGGCTGAGCACCTACGAGGTGATGGAGGAGATTTTCGGAGAAGAGATGTTCAGGTGTACCTGCTGCAAGAACGGAAGGATGGTCTTTGCCCCGCCCGGGGAAAAAGGAAACGGTCCCTGA
- the dcm gene encoding DNA cytosine methyltransferase translates to MAKKYKTIDLFAGIGGIRLGFEAHGCETVFSSEWDKEAQKMYEANFGEKPFGDINLIEPKDIPDHDILLAGFPCQPFSIAGKGLGFADTRGTLFFNIEEIIREKRPKAFLLENVKRLTTHDNGQTFAVILEKLKGLGYTVYHKVFNSLDFGVPQKRERIYIVGFLDPIYFKFPKPLGYYKPLSEILQNDNEIPKSYFLSDTIKEKRMNAVKGVPPFPSIWHENIGGNISALPYSCALRAGGSYNYLVVNGVRRLTDREMLRLQGFPDTFKINLPYSQARKVAGNSVSVPVIKAIAGEIMNALQAKKNAVKETIQLTLLEPKNEYTRSKASVR, encoded by the coding sequence ATGGCGAAAAAATATAAAACAATAGACCTTTTTGCAGGTATCGGAGGCATCCGACTTGGTTTTGAGGCACACGGCTGTGAGACGGTCTTTTCTTCGGAGTGGGACAAAGAAGCGCAGAAAATGTATGAAGCTAACTTCGGAGAAAAACCATTTGGAGACATTAACTTAATTGAACCCAAAGACATTCCAGACCACGATATTTTATTGGCAGGTTTTCCTTGCCAACCTTTTAGTATAGCTGGTAAAGGTCTTGGATTTGCTGACACAAGAGGAACTTTATTTTTTAACATTGAAGAAATAATAAGAGAAAAAAGACCAAAAGCTTTTTTATTGGAAAATGTAAAACGATTAACAACACACGATAACGGACAAACATTCGCAGTTATTTTAGAAAAATTAAAAGGACTTGGTTATACGGTATATCATAAAGTTTTTAACTCGTTAGACTTCGGTGTTCCTCAAAAAAGAGAACGTATTTATATTGTAGGTTTTTTAGACCCCATCTATTTCAAATTTCCAAAACCTTTAGGTTATTATAAACCATTATCAGAAATTTTACAAAATGATAATGAAATTCCGAAAAGCTATTTTCTTTCCGACACAATTAAAGAAAAAAGAATGAATGCGGTAAAGGGCGTTCCGCCCTTTCCGTCTATTTGGCACGAAAACATTGGTGGAAATATTTCTGCGCTACCGTACTCTTGTGCTTTACGTGCTGGCGGTAGTTATAATTATTTAGTAGTAAACGGTGTTAGGCGTTTAACGGACAGAGAAATGTTGCGTTTGCAAGGTTTTCCAGACACTTTTAAAATTAATCTTCCTTATTCACAAGCACGAAAAGTTGCGGGAAATTCTGTTTCTGTTCCTGTAATAAAAGCAATTGCAGGAGAAATAATGAATGCTTTACAAGCAAAAAAGAACGCAGTAAAAGAAACAATTCAATTAACTTTATTAGAACCAAAAAATGAATATACAAGAAGCAAAGCAAGCGTTAGATAA
- a CDS encoding HaeII family restriction endonuclease has translation MNIQEAKQALDKVIDKARVHLYKPIQVAEILHRDRIEKDITLSDLTTYRTTSKKWRDIVCIQFLGRTSTSSARYQEDVFNDNAVPPTVLDILGKENRTKNGIVEAYVYRKFLERFSQMSTGLDYTITHDKSNFKLDEFLAMFWNEPGLRRSIDKIYEIIVYSLFSALVEALEVSVEVSMNPNKTDILKEFEDFAKSVIQLTPAQTTIKLKARINRVGVTNAADRGLDMWANFGLAIQIKHLSLTEELAENIVSSVSADRIVIVCKDTEEKIIVSILNQMGWKSKIQSIVTESHLLAWYEKALRGKYAKTIGDKVLKNLTDEIQVEFPATDNKEFLKFIKQRGYDKLTDKNW, from the coding sequence ATGAATATACAAGAAGCAAAGCAAGCGTTAGATAAAGTAATTGACAAAGCAAGGGTACATCTTTATAAACCAATTCAAGTAGCAGAAATTTTACATAGAGATAGAATCGAAAAAGATATTACACTATCTGACCTTACCACGTATCGAACAACTTCAAAAAAATGGCGTGATATTGTTTGCATTCAGTTTTTAGGAAGAACAAGTACTTCATCTGCCCGTTATCAAGAAGATGTTTTCAATGACAACGCAGTTCCTCCGACCGTTCTCGATATACTTGGAAAAGAAAATAGAACAAAAAATGGAATTGTAGAAGCGTATGTTTATCGCAAATTCCTTGAACGCTTTAGTCAAATGTCGACAGGGTTAGATTACACAATCACACACGACAAAAGTAATTTTAAACTCGATGAGTTTCTTGCAATGTTTTGGAATGAGCCAGGTCTCCGCAGAAGCATTGATAAGATTTATGAAATAATTGTTTATTCACTTTTTTCTGCATTAGTTGAAGCACTTGAAGTTTCAGTAGAAGTAAGTATGAATCCAAATAAAACCGACATCCTAAAAGAATTTGAAGATTTTGCTAAAAGTGTAATTCAGTTAACGCCTGCACAAACAACTATTAAATTAAAAGCAAGAATAAATCGAGTTGGTGTAACGAATGCGGCTGACAGAGGACTTGATATGTGGGCTAACTTTGGACTTGCAATTCAGATTAAACATTTGTCCCTCACAGAAGAACTTGCAGAAAATATTGTTTCCTCTGTATCGGCTGACCGTATCGTTATTGTATGTAAGGACACAGAAGAAAAAATTATCGTTTCTATCCTTAATCAAATGGGGTGGAAATCTAAAATACAAAGCATAGTAACCGAAAGTCATTTATTAGCTTGGTATGAAAAGGCACTAAGAGGGAAATATGCAAAAACTATTGGCGACAAAGTTCTTAAAAATCTAACGGACGAAATACAAGTTGAATTTCCAGCGACAGACAATAAAGAATTTTTGAAATTTATAAAGCAAAGAGGTTACGACAAGTTGACCGACAAGAATTGGTAG